From the Paenibacillus sp. FSL H8-0548 genome, one window contains:
- a CDS encoding NAD(P)-dependent oxidoreductase, translated as MPKVVITGGSGMLGQWVVKHFVEQGYEVVNADVKHPAEPLCRTVIVDLNNLGEVYGVLAGADAVVHLAAIPVAYSHPNEVTFHNNVMSTYNVLEAAAGLGIRKSVIASSESSYGLVFALERFGPQYVPVDEEHPQLPQDSYGLSKIVNEQTADMMSRRSGMQVVSFRLGNVITPEAYQNFKTFIHDPEQRERILWSYIDTRDAAEACRLAIEAEGLGSVALNLAADDSSMAVSSRALMAARFPEVLDFREPLEGHESLLSNEKAKRLLNWQPKHAWRDYVSGWSE; from the coding sequence GTGCCAAAGGTAGTCATAACAGGCGGTAGCGGAATGCTAGGCCAATGGGTAGTGAAACATTTTGTGGAGCAGGGATACGAGGTCGTAAATGCGGATGTGAAGCATCCAGCTGAACCGCTTTGTCGCACAGTTATTGTAGATTTGAATAATTTGGGCGAGGTATATGGTGTGCTGGCAGGGGCAGATGCCGTTGTGCATTTGGCGGCAATACCTGTGGCCTATTCACATCCGAATGAAGTGACGTTTCACAATAATGTTATGTCTACCTATAATGTATTGGAAGCGGCGGCAGGGCTTGGCATTCGCAAGTCGGTTATCGCTTCAAGCGAGTCCTCCTACGGCCTTGTATTCGCCTTGGAGCGATTTGGTCCGCAGTATGTCCCTGTTGACGAAGAGCATCCACAGCTTCCGCAGGACAGCTACGGCTTGTCGAAGATTGTGAATGAGCAGACCGCGGATATGATGAGCCGCCGTTCGGGGATGCAGGTCGTTTCCTTCCGGCTTGGCAACGTTATTACACCTGAGGCGTATCAGAACTTCAAGACATTCATTCATGATCCAGAGCAGCGCGAGCGCATTTTGTGGAGTTATATTGATACAAGAGATGCAGCAGAAGCCTGCCGGCTGGCAATTGAAGCTGAGGGTCTAGGGAGCGTTGCTCTTAATCTTGCGGCTGATGATTCCAGTATGGCAGTTTCGAGTCGAGCATTAATGGCCGCACGCTTTCCAGAGGTGCTTGATTTCCGTGAGCCGCTTGAAGGACATGAATCGCTTCTGAGCAATGAGAAGGCTAAACGATTGTTAAATTGGCAGCCTAAGCATGCTTGGCGGGATTATGTTAGCGGCTGGAGCGAATAA
- a CDS encoding OsmC family protein: MAVQTFKASAHLQDGVKVKTKSRHFELTIDEPKSLGGTDTGMNPVEALLASLGACQSIVARVYAPKFDVKLEDFRVEVEGDIDLDGFFDKADVRPGYSDIRYTFHIKTDSPKEKVEEFVRFLESKCPVGDTIANPVNVKLESIIIEG; this comes from the coding sequence ATGGCTGTTCAAACCTTTAAAGCATCTGCACATCTGCAAGATGGCGTGAAAGTTAAAACTAAATCCAGACATTTTGAGTTAACGATCGATGAGCCAAAAAGCTTGGGAGGAACGGATACTGGCATGAATCCAGTAGAGGCACTTTTGGCATCGCTAGGGGCTTGCCAATCGATTGTGGCCAGAGTTTATGCACCAAAGTTTGATGTTAAGCTTGAAGATTTCAGAGTAGAGGTTGAGGGAGACATCGATCTGGATGGTTTCTTTGACAAAGCTGATGTCCGTCCGGGCTACTCTGACATTCGCTATACCTTTCATATCAAAACGGATTCTCCTAAAGAAAAGGTAGAAGAGTTTGTGAGATTTTTGGAAAGCAAATGTCCAGTTGGAGACACTATTGCAAACCCCGTTAATGTTAAATTGGAAAGTATTATTATTGAAGGCTAA
- a CDS encoding ABC transporter substrate-binding protein — protein sequence MVRLAYLRTGWVSIFAAVIILSGCGAGNGNVGESTANQQQGTTVEATNTETVVTEAETRIVTDQFGEVEIPAHPKRVSALYREDYLVALGITPIVQYYNPMWGKQDYLQLEVPLFDVTGSIEALLVTEPDLIIGAGEVDAAQYELYSKIAPTYRLPDEVLADTRQTLTTIADLMGMPEKAEQVLKDYESRIAEVKTKLTAAIGDQKLVVLRMNVVDQSINIFGINNTFIGQILYKDLGLKAPAYAEAMTEGNVVLSEEFIPELGADHIIFLPSNGTWEEEANAKALKEMLDSPIWKAVPAVQQGQVYPVERSYWQTGAITANFKKMDELLQLLAP from the coding sequence ATGGTTCGGTTAGCTTATTTAAGAACAGGGTGGGTTTCGATATTTGCAGCAGTAATCATACTGTCGGGATGCGGAGCAGGCAACGGCAATGTGGGGGAAAGCACTGCAAATCAGCAGCAAGGCACTACGGTTGAAGCAACAAATACAGAAACAGTTGTGACGGAAGCGGAAACTAGAATCGTTACCGATCAATTCGGCGAGGTAGAAATTCCCGCTCATCCCAAACGGGTATCCGCGTTATATCGGGAGGACTATTTGGTCGCGCTGGGCATAACGCCAATTGTGCAATATTATAATCCGATGTGGGGCAAGCAGGATTATTTGCAGCTTGAAGTACCATTATTTGATGTAACGGGAAGTATAGAAGCACTGCTCGTTACGGAGCCTGATTTGATTATTGGAGCGGGAGAGGTTGACGCGGCCCAATATGAGTTGTATTCAAAGATTGCTCCTACCTATCGCCTTCCGGATGAGGTGCTTGCGGATACACGCCAAACACTGACTACAATTGCCGATCTTATGGGTATGCCAGAGAAGGCGGAGCAGGTGTTAAAGGATTACGAGAGCCGGATTGCTGAGGTCAAGACCAAGCTTACCGCTGCAATTGGCGATCAGAAGCTTGTTGTACTAAGAATGAATGTGGTCGACCAGTCGATTAATATTTTTGGCATCAACAATACATTTATAGGCCAGATTTTGTATAAGGATCTTGGGCTCAAGGCTCCGGCATATGCTGAGGCTATGACCGAGGGCAATGTTGTATTGTCTGAGGAGTTTATTCCCGAGCTTGGCGCCGACCATATTATCTTTCTTCCATCGAATGGCACATGGGAAGAAGAGGCTAACGCTAAAGCGTTGAAGGAAATGCTGGATAGTCCGATTTGGAAGGCTGTTCCAGCCGTGCAGCAGGGACAGGTTTATCCTGTCGAAAGATCTTATTGGCAGACTGGAGCTATTACAGCTAATTTCAAAAAAATGGATGAACTGCTGCAGCTTCTCGCTCCATAG
- a CDS encoding AraC family transcriptional regulator yields the protein MEEQNRKRAFPPPITLFILQSIQFVPYTPNAKLALEKASSYTLLIFTKGRAAVRTLDEELVLEQGKCLLLRPEMTLAMESDGCSYYLLEFNLSAEEEHTHSHSLLPEKLDLVCAPFAKVLELLEDIYRNSHEADELQLYYCYVRFQELLLLLFSQNTNAAVEKRGSDSSEQHGVERSIRHIHQHYCEVLTVEELAAIANIERWKYTRLFKEATGQVPLQYLNSARIAQAKKYLMSGEEKLSDIAQHAGFTNEYYFNRRFKQSVGITPGQYRRSHRDQPRVVAPYLEDFLVALDIMPVVQYSHAKWGKQEYLALNHIPTFDEQAGDFKTLSTYSPDFIVLLDRYHDNEYSQCRNISSTYIVRELSENWRTLLRIVGDYFGRSERAEAVIADYEAKANTARQTLNRCMNGETVAFLRISADHVHQYTTGSRGFAAAVLYGDLGLNGHLASGNAADHASMIEITLEDLSAMTADHLFITFDKWHSQVDGAERGLLKHPIWSTLPAVRRNHVYEVDFLTWMNHGVISNTKKIDDILQVLA from the coding sequence ATGGAAGAACAGAATAGAAAGCGGGCTTTTCCTCCGCCTATCACTTTATTTATCCTGCAGTCCATTCAATTTGTTCCTTACACTCCTAATGCCAAGCTTGCGCTGGAGAAAGCAAGCAGCTATACGCTGTTGATCTTTACGAAAGGCAGAGCTGCGGTTCGTACTTTGGATGAGGAGTTGGTTCTAGAGCAAGGGAAATGTTTGCTTCTGAGACCAGAAATGACATTGGCTATGGAATCAGACGGCTGCTCCTATTATCTGCTTGAATTTAATCTTAGTGCTGAGGAAGAGCATACACACTCGCACAGCCTCCTTCCAGAAAAGCTGGATTTGGTTTGTGCTCCATTTGCTAAAGTGCTGGAGCTGCTTGAGGATATTTATCGAAATAGTCATGAGGCTGATGAGCTGCAGCTATACTATTGTTATGTTCGCTTTCAAGAGCTTCTGCTGCTGCTATTCAGTCAAAATACGAACGCTGCAGTGGAAAAGAGAGGCTCAGACTCGTCTGAGCAGCACGGTGTGGAAAGATCTATTCGGCATATTCATCAGCATTATTGTGAGGTGCTTACCGTTGAGGAGCTTGCTGCCATAGCAAACATTGAACGATGGAAATATACCCGACTGTTTAAGGAAGCAACCGGGCAAGTGCCGCTTCAATATTTGAATAGCGCACGTATTGCTCAGGCCAAAAAATATTTAATGAGCGGTGAAGAAAAGCTGTCTGATATCGCGCAGCATGCCGGCTTTACGAATGAGTATTATTTTAACCGTCGTTTTAAGCAAAGTGTCGGAATAACGCCTGGCCAATACCGCCGCAGTCACCGGGATCAGCCTCGAGTTGTTGCTCCTTATCTGGAGGATTTCTTGGTGGCGCTCGATATTATGCCTGTCGTTCAGTACTCTCATGCCAAATGGGGGAAGCAGGAATATTTGGCGCTGAATCATATTCCCACGTTTGATGAGCAGGCCGGTGACTTCAAGACGCTTTCAACCTATAGTCCGGACTTCATCGTATTGCTGGACAGATATCATGATAACGAGTATTCGCAATGCCGCAACATTTCCAGCACCTATATTGTTCGTGAGCTTAGTGAAAATTGGCGAACGCTGCTGCGTATCGTTGGTGATTATTTTGGGCGTTCAGAGCGGGCAGAAGCGGTTATTGCCGATTATGAGGCCAAGGCGAACACGGCGCGTCAGACGTTGAACCGCTGTATGAATGGAGAGACAGTAGCCTTTCTTCGAATCTCGGCTGATCATGTTCATCAGTACACGACAGGGAGTCGTGGCTTTGCTGCAGCTGTGTTATATGGTGATCTTGGTCTAAATGGGCATCTGGCTTCTGGAAATGCTGCGGATCATGCGTCAATGATAGAAATTACGCTGGAGGATCTGTCAGCCATGACGGCAGATCATTTGTTTATCACGTTTGATAAATGGCACAGTCAGGTTGATGGCGCGGAACGGGGGCTGCTCAAGCATCCGATCTGGTCGACACTTCCGGCTGTAAGAAGAAATCATGTATATGAGGTCGATTTCTT